In one Amyelois transitella isolate CPQ chromosome 22, ilAmyTran1.1, whole genome shotgun sequence genomic region, the following are encoded:
- the LOC106129917 gene encoding uncharacterized protein LOC106129917 produces MFSDTMDSIDNNQFEVIPSSKTKRKIVTPCSTAYLNPALDLLANEDPMCNTAMEIVPKKRKRTKSCEIVTFDNSALDVGISKAAVNEFLVRELENVRKTVKSYDYNQALESKENVPPSMESEEPIYANITNLSYVPQDITDSAMVPYRDTQNMDVSIFQPDISEIEMDSGISVLEQKSISTANQTEILNNSTVNTTNIQTNVTNQIFINNTSNMSLSFIDRLALDSPNLSNQSLYLDDDLNESNIMEIKTITIITKKKRIPEKKAITNPFLDPNLKLDCPAGDQNPFLNDEMREQEYTDEMLNNPVRCQAPQPSNLMPRKLFACDTNSTISTMNESLNVDQHEYENIDNYRSESPIYENVSGDYNDVSYNKQSKILGCDVSQFSAIDIMNLNKNKHEPNSSNESNENKKDLKRSILRASNKLSKKVFKTLKKTFKGEKVEHNVTLNPYEVPRKPPKQKTEHKESGIENPALNLDNSDEIEIEEIDDDDDIEHQYETIKTIRNTRLNMNVTPLKERGIENADISHNRTNTPGKKVRFDSTLNQEKVITGNSFDCGLQSPGFDAKIDKYHDELENCINERKILQQNM; encoded by the exons ATGTTTTCG GATACCATGGACTCCATTGACAACAATCAATTTGAAGTTATACCGAGCTCTAAAACAAAGAGGAAGATAGTTACTCCGTGTTCCACCGCATACCTCAACCCCGCTTTAGACTTACTGGCCAACGAGGATCCTATGTGCAACACTGCCATGGAAATTGTCCCAAAGAAACGAAAACGAACCAAAAGCTGTGAAATAGTCACGTTTGATAACTCAGCTTTAGATGTAGGAATAAGTAAGGCAGCTGTTAATGAATTCCTCGTAAGGGAACTTGAGAATGTACGAAAAACTGTAAAAAGTTACGATTATAATCAGGCTTTGGAATCCAAAGAAAACGTCCCACCTTCTATGGAGAGCGAGGAACCCATTTATGCTAACATAACAAACTTATCTTATGTACCACAAGATATCACTGACAGTGCCATGGTGCCATATAGGGATACTCAAAATATGGACGTCTCTATATTCCAACCTGATATAAGCGAGATAGAAATGGACTCTGGAATATCAGTGTTAGAACAAAAATCTATAAGTACAGCCAACCAAACAGAAATCCTTAATAACTCCACAGTAAATACAACTAACATACAGACCAATGTAACAAAccaaatattcataaataacaCAAGTAATATGAGTTTGAGCTTCATTGATAGACTAGCGTTGGATTCGCCAAATCTTTCCAACCAATCTCTTTACTTAGATGATGATCTTAATGAGAGCAACATCATGGAAATCAAAACTATAACAATTATaacaaagaagaaaagaaTCCCTGAGAAAAAAGCAATAACAAATCCATTTTTAGatccaaatttgaaattggacTGTCCTGCTGGTGATCAAAATCCTTTtcttaatgatgaaatgagAGAACAGGAATATACTGatgaaatgttaaataatCCCGTTCGATGCCAAGCTCCACAACCAAGTAACTTGATGCCTAGGAAACTGTTTGCTTGTGACACAAACAGTACTATATCTACTATGAACGAATCACTAAATGTTGATCAACATGAGTATGAGAATATTGATAATTACAGATCTGAAAGTCCAATTTACGAGAATGTTAGTGGTGATTATAATGACGTCAGTTATAACAAGCAAAGCAAAATACTAGGTTGTGATGTTTCTCAATTCAGTGCTATAGACATTATGAATttgaacaaaaacaaacatgaGCCTAACAGCTCTAACGAAtctaatgaaaacaaaaaggatttaaaGAGATCTATATTAAGAGCAAGTAATAAACTGTCTAAGAAAGTGTTTAAAACATTgaagaaaacatttaaaggtGAAAAAGTTGAACATAATGTTACACTTAATCCTTATGAAGTACCAAGAAAGCCACCTAAACAGAAAACTGAGCATAAAGAATCTGGAATAGAAAATCCTGCTTTAAATTTGGATAACTCTGACGAAATAGAGATTGAGGaaattgatgatgatgatgacatTGAACATCAGTATGAAACTATTAAAACTATAAGGAATACCCGGCTAAATATGAATGTAACTCCACTGAAAGAGAGAGGTATAGAAAATGCTGACATTTCACATAACAGGACTAATACACCGGGGAAGAAAGTTAGATTTGACTCGACATTGAATCAAGAGAAGGTAATAACGGGTAATAGTTTTGACTGTGGCCTTCAAAGTCCAGGATTTGATgctaaaattgataaatatcaCGACGAGCTGGAGAATTGcataaatgaaagaaaaattttgCAACAAAATATGTGA